The Brevibacillus brevis genome contains a region encoding:
- a CDS encoding helix-turn-helix domain-containing protein → MGFTYKPLWKLLIDRGMKKKDLKEQIALHSTTIAKMGRDEFVAMEVLDKICNHFNCRIEDIIEHIPDEE, encoded by the coding sequence TTGGGATTCACTTACAAACCTTTATGGAAGTTGTTAATTGATAGAGGGATGAAAAAGAAAGATTTAAAAGAACAGATTGCGCTTCATTCAACAACAATTGCAAAGATGGGTAGAGACGAGTTTGTCGCAATGGAAGTGCTCGATAAAATCTGCAATCACTTTAATTGCCGCATTGAAGACATCATTGAACACATTCCAGATGAAGAATAG
- a CDS encoding Fic family protein, which translates to MEAIHINAYTLETMEKYSRFTSREDLISTINQHLGSLQEKLTPATLKVLDAIRMRSKKIYGVAYLKIETIITLTKVSRASVERAIRKLDQVGIIKRVTTSRKTGLQGANIYYFLPLNDGVEVTGLDKPKTPEKSKVEAPKQDTNTGVFNTPKRPKETKKNNVNGTHLAKDSLVIPSYIPKDFAKLIQQGFSCGRVIKQFWSKVVMFKNVTGWTRNENVLPVATDAWEYTKNEYKRDKNEWELDRFLKCFYGTMKRIEEKRVEEHAAMWM; encoded by the coding sequence ATGGAGGCGATTCACATTAATGCTTATACTCTGGAAACAATGGAAAAGTATAGCCGTTTTACGTCACGAGAAGACTTAATATCCACAATCAATCAACACTTGGGTAGTCTGCAAGAAAAACTAACTCCTGCGACATTGAAAGTTCTTGATGCAATTAGAATGCGTTCCAAGAAGATTTATGGAGTCGCGTATCTAAAAATTGAAACAATCATTACTTTAACAAAAGTAAGCCGGGCAAGCGTGGAAAGAGCGATTAGAAAGTTGGATCAGGTAGGGATCATAAAACGAGTGACAACATCCAGAAAAACGGGACTCCAAGGGGCGAACATTTACTATTTTTTACCCCTGAATGACGGGGTTGAAGTGACGGGGTTGGACAAGCCCAAAACGCCTGAGAAATCAAAGGTTGAGGCTCCCAAACAGGATACTAATACAGGGGTTTTTAATACTCCAAAAAGACCAAAAGAAACTAAGAAAAATAACGTAAACGGAACGCACCTCGCGAAAGACAGCTTAGTAATTCCCTCTTACATCCCGAAAGATTTCGCTAAGTTGATCCAGCAAGGATTTTCATGTGGACGAGTGATCAAACAGTTCTGGAGCAAGGTGGTGATGTTTAAAAACGTTACAGGATGGACCCGTAACGAAAACGTATTGCCAGTTGCTACAGACGCTTGGGAATACACCAAGAACGAGTACAAGAGGGATAAAAATGAGTGGGAGCTTGATCGATTCCTAAAATGTTTCTACGGGACGATGAAGCGGATCGAAGAGAAAAGAGTCGAGGAGCACGCAGCGATGTGGATGTAA
- a CDS encoding helix-turn-helix domain-containing protein has protein sequence MPNKRKYFGELLRELRHTKKWSQEDLAEVLDVSRQTIANTERGQNVPKVRFVEHVFRLFESVEIVKAYAAIQDDKRELIALANFVAEVDYSVAKQIMKKVIRGSLKTNDFETMFPAMFQIVMWDMKIKKKVNPKKSSWLIRIAENLGPDPDLFIELTDELYAISGSSKNYEAFITITEAIKDKVYLDNRKLSYMLGHQANAYYYTGDEHKAYKKMSKAIEVMNGEVYKHTHFIYHKHAMICLQKFNYDEALECELKCLEILEPTSDFLKFINAGLARLYYMTGRYEDAQIYWESAFKRLGKNDPERTHSLNDIIMMEIRLGNLESARVKIKECDEILKLARKSDWRHYDDEDMLLRRNKVMLKAVETGEYVTREVDNILQELEKSHLKDELLLTKNFVLERALLSVRI, from the coding sequence ATGCCAAACAAAAGAAAATATTTCGGGGAACTATTGCGCGAGCTACGGCACACAAAGAAGTGGAGCCAGGAAGATTTAGCAGAAGTATTGGACGTTTCGCGGCAAACTATTGCAAATACCGAGAGAGGACAGAACGTCCCAAAGGTTAGGTTCGTAGAGCATGTGTTTCGACTATTTGAATCGGTAGAGATCGTCAAGGCATATGCCGCTATTCAAGATGACAAACGAGAGCTAATAGCTCTTGCAAATTTCGTAGCAGAGGTAGATTATTCAGTCGCCAAGCAGATCATGAAGAAGGTAATTCGCGGATCGTTGAAGACGAATGATTTTGAAACTATGTTTCCCGCCATGTTTCAAATTGTGATGTGGGACATGAAGATTAAGAAAAAGGTTAACCCGAAGAAAAGCAGCTGGTTAATCAGAATAGCTGAGAATCTTGGTCCAGATCCCGACCTTTTTATCGAGCTGACAGACGAGCTTTATGCAATATCTGGCTCATCCAAAAATTACGAAGCATTCATTACTATAACCGAGGCAATTAAAGACAAAGTTTATCTGGACAACAGAAAACTATCTTATATGCTGGGACACCAAGCAAATGCTTATTACTATACAGGCGATGAACACAAGGCTTACAAGAAGATGTCTAAAGCCATCGAAGTAATGAATGGAGAGGTTTATAAACATACTCACTTTATCTACCACAAGCACGCAATGATTTGTTTGCAAAAATTCAATTACGATGAAGCATTAGAATGTGAGCTAAAATGTTTGGAGATTCTGGAACCAACCAGTGATTTTCTCAAATTTATCAATGCAGGTCTTGCACGCCTCTACTATATGACAGGAAGATATGAAGATGCACAAATCTATTGGGAATCTGCTTTCAAACGACTTGGGAAGAATGACCCCGAGCGGACACATTCCCTTAACGATATCATCATGATGGAGATTAGATTAGGGAACCTTGAAAGTGCTAGAGTCAAAATCAAGGAATGCGACGAAATTCTCAAGTTAGCAAGAAAGAGTGACTGGCGACATTACGATGATGAAGATATGTTATTACGTCGTAACAAAGTGATGCTAAAGGCTGTTGAGACTGGGGAGTATGTAACAAGAGAAGTCGATAATATTCTGCAGGAGCTTGAGAAAAGTCATTTGAAAGATGAATTGTTGCTTACTAAGAATTTTGTCCTAGAAAGAGCATTATTGTCAGTTAGAATATAG
- a CDS encoding helix-turn-helix domain-containing protein translates to MQNELGRTLEALRKEKRLSLREVAEMTGLNFTYIRDLELNKNRSTKQPVNPTAETLQKLAAAYDYPLENLLKLAGQVEVANAFEKILNDPDVSEKKKEAVRILMAMEDNDESLDRVIGILNALK, encoded by the coding sequence ATGCAAAACGAACTTGGTAGAACCCTTGAAGCCTTGAGAAAAGAGAAAAGACTCTCTTTGAGAGAAGTTGCTGAGATGACTGGATTAAACTTTACATACATCCGTGATTTAGAGCTAAATAAGAATCGGAGCACAAAACAACCAGTAAACCCAACTGCCGAAACTCTTCAAAAGCTTGCAGCTGCTTATGACTATCCACTAGAAAATCTATTGAAGTTGGCCGGACAGGTAGAAGTAGCAAATGCCTTCGAAAAAATTCTCAATGACCCAGATGTAAGCGAAAAGAAGAAAGAGGCTGTTCGTATCCTGATGGCAATGGAGGACAATGACGAAAGCCTGGATCGTGTAATCGGAATATTGAATGCCCTGAAATAA